Proteins from one Mycobacterium sp. EPa45 genomic window:
- a CDS encoding CocE/NonD family hydrolase — MLTTALHGVLDPFSGGLPTLPIESPLALAYAALERRTTASALASNPITVNPVLVINDGIVDGTTNATGASGLTYTLISGPSLGGKITFSAPSDSNYQPGTFSYLPYQSALGGAVNEQFKILVAQQTQFDQLLQGIPLLGGLAGQVIVVLHQTPVLGDLLAPIIGYSQIATFDSTGVLQAATAPVAYTYMVSSFDHTPISVNWFPKSGLTTAGMAPTILDGPGLATPGQTDPYTQYGIGGLTPGVSLLRGDYNVVTWDPRGEFASGGILQLDSPFFEARDVSSILDWVAGLDNSLLDGNDPRVGMVGGSYGGGIQLTSAATDPRIDAIVPGISWNSLNNSLYPDGSFKTAYASLLLLSLVLSKSRINNLIYEGIVTGDLLGVLSNTAQAFLASAGPTSLLNQLKAPTLLIQGTVDVLFTLQQAIDNAQTITANQWNTPVKMIWFCGGHGVCLTNPDTADDNPNLASTFAWLNYYVRDGHPPTSTPASIPNFQFTDQYGNWFKSDYLPTAGSALFDTPYEAVTGASGGTLGIVPIVGGSGPAPQASIPYSLGLASTASNAINVAVPTQVGTKYVGAPTVSFQYQGLGTSRFVYAQLVDNKTGLVVGNLVTPVAVTLDGGIHTASVNMENIVYNVVDPGDDLTLQITSSATAYERFTAFGVINISDIGLTLPTANPNNIAPE; from the coding sequence GTGCTGACCACCGCACTGCATGGTGTGCTCGACCCGTTCTCCGGCGGATTGCCGACGCTGCCAATCGAGTCGCCGCTGGCGCTGGCCTACGCGGCGCTCGAGCGCCGGACCACCGCGTCGGCGCTGGCGAGCAATCCGATCACGGTCAATCCGGTACTGGTCATCAATGACGGCATCGTCGACGGCACCACCAACGCCACTGGCGCGTCCGGCCTCACCTACACGTTGATCAGCGGTCCGAGTCTGGGTGGGAAGATCACCTTCTCCGCGCCCAGCGACTCCAACTACCAGCCGGGCACTTTCAGCTATCTGCCCTACCAGTCTGCCCTCGGCGGGGCGGTTAACGAGCAGTTCAAGATCCTGGTCGCCCAGCAGACGCAGTTCGACCAACTGCTGCAAGGTATTCCGCTGCTCGGTGGCCTCGCCGGTCAGGTCATCGTCGTGTTGCACCAGACCCCGGTCCTGGGCGACCTGCTGGCGCCGATCATCGGATACTCGCAGATCGCCACCTTCGACTCGACGGGTGTGCTGCAAGCTGCCACCGCGCCGGTTGCCTACACCTACATGGTGTCGTCCTTCGACCACACGCCGATCAGTGTCAACTGGTTCCCGAAGTCCGGTCTCACCACGGCCGGTATGGCGCCAACGATTCTCGACGGACCTGGTCTGGCGACGCCGGGCCAGACCGATCCGTACACGCAGTACGGCATCGGCGGGCTCACCCCGGGCGTGTCTCTACTGCGCGGCGATTACAACGTGGTCACCTGGGACCCCCGCGGCGAGTTCGCCTCCGGCGGCATCCTGCAGCTCGACAGTCCGTTCTTCGAGGCGCGTGACGTCTCGTCGATTCTGGATTGGGTTGCCGGGCTCGATAATTCGCTGCTCGATGGAAACGACCCTCGAGTCGGGATGGTCGGCGGCTCCTACGGCGGCGGGATCCAGCTCACCAGCGCTGCCACCGATCCGCGCATCGATGCCATCGTTCCGGGAATCTCGTGGAACTCACTGAACAATTCGCTGTACCCCGACGGTTCATTCAAGACCGCCTACGCGTCGCTGCTGCTGCTGTCGTTGGTCTTGTCGAAGTCCCGGATCAACAACCTGATCTATGAGGGCATCGTCACCGGAGACCTTCTCGGCGTTCTGAGCAACACCGCGCAGGCGTTCCTGGCCAGCGCCGGGCCGACCTCGCTGCTGAACCAGCTGAAGGCGCCGACACTGCTGATCCAGGGCACGGTCGACGTGTTGTTCACCCTGCAGCAGGCGATTGACAACGCGCAGACGATCACCGCCAACCAGTGGAATACACCGGTGAAGATGATCTGGTTCTGCGGCGGCCACGGCGTGTGCTTGACCAATCCGGACACCGCAGACGACAACCCGAACCTGGCCTCGACGTTCGCCTGGCTGAACTACTACGTCAGGGACGGCCACCCGCCCACCTCGACGCCGGCCAGCATTCCCAACTTCCAGTTCACCGATCAGTATGGGAACTGGTTCAAGTCGGACTACCTGCCGACGGCGGGCAGCGCGTTGTTCGATACACCGTATGAGGCGGTGACCGGGGCGTCGGGCGGCACGCTGGGTATCGTTCCGATCGTCGGTGGCTCAGGACCGGCGCCGCAGGCCTCGATCCCGTACTCGCTGGGCCTGGCGTCCACGGCGAGTAACGCGATCAACGTCGCAGTTCCGACTCAAGTCGGCACCAAGTACGTGGGGGCGCCCACTGTGAGCTTCCAATATCAAGGTCTGGGCACCAGCCGATTTGTCTATGCCCAGCTCGTCGACAACAAGACCGGCTTGGTGGTGGGCAACCTTGTGACACCTGTGGCGGTGACGCTGGACGGCGGGATTCACACGGCGTCGGTCAACATGGAGAACATCGTCTACAACGTGGTTGACCCGGGTGATGACCTGACGCTGCAGATCACCAGCTCGGCCACGGCGTACGAGAGGTTCACGGCGTTCGGCGTCATCAATATCTCCGACATCGGCCTCACACTGCCGACGGCGAATCCGAACAACATCGCCCCGGAGTAG
- a CDS encoding PecA family PE domain-processing aspartic protease, which yields MTITPAAANATPGTTSFLPSTPPVVASVAVSLAQQQIAQAQSELQQQTWGSGNIAAGLVSIVPQVLLSQAALALNTWGSSITPAQSLYATTAGIPIVHELAGVGLLGALLLPTLATTALNSTALLLPLVGAFEGTGAITSVQNAVGTVALNSRVYAVVPVSMRSTTEPIVYITINGGPSIPVLVDTGSSGLVVTRASVGDAVPLGSPTRTGTGGYSGGLSYAYTTYTTTVDFGNGIVSGPTGVNIVDAADAKKALAFFNQLGGASGVLGIGANAAGPGPQGLPTTALPGDLSQGVFLYQGLLLGLAGVMVFGPNPLPTRTSVAGAPDAYLNVAINNGSPTTVPAIIDSGGVYGTILQSQVGLSNTHQVANPTDPSKPYTYVNSGVRISVYTTDGVLLYSYTVNSLNSPLVITSGLINTGYIPYQIGPVYLDYTTPDGMGSTHFDYA from the coding sequence GTGACGATCACGCCCGCCGCCGCCAACGCGACGCCGGGCACCACTTCGTTCCTGCCGTCGACGCCGCCGGTGGTCGCGAGTGTCGCGGTGAGCCTGGCCCAGCAGCAGATCGCCCAGGCGCAATCGGAGTTGCAGCAACAGACGTGGGGTAGCGGCAACATCGCCGCGGGCCTGGTGTCGATCGTCCCGCAGGTTCTGTTGTCGCAGGCCGCGTTGGCGCTGAATACCTGGGGAAGCTCGATAACACCTGCGCAGTCGCTCTACGCCACGACCGCCGGCATTCCGATCGTGCACGAACTTGCCGGGGTTGGTCTGCTCGGTGCGCTGCTACTGCCGACGCTGGCCACCACCGCACTCAACAGCACCGCACTGTTGCTCCCGCTGGTCGGCGCCTTCGAGGGGACCGGCGCGATCACATCCGTACAGAACGCTGTCGGCACCGTCGCGCTCAACAGCCGCGTCTACGCCGTGGTCCCGGTGTCCATGCGCTCGACGACCGAACCGATCGTCTACATCACGATCAACGGCGGCCCCAGCATTCCGGTGCTCGTCGACACCGGCTCGTCGGGACTGGTCGTTACCCGGGCCTCGGTGGGTGACGCCGTACCCCTCGGGTCGCCGACCCGGACCGGTACGGGCGGCTACAGCGGTGGGCTCAGTTACGCCTACACGACCTACACGACGACGGTCGACTTCGGAAACGGCATCGTCTCCGGACCGACCGGCGTCAACATCGTCGACGCCGCCGATGCAAAGAAGGCCCTGGCCTTCTTCAACCAGCTTGGTGGCGCCTCCGGCGTGCTCGGGATCGGCGCCAACGCGGCGGGTCCCGGTCCGCAAGGCCTTCCGACCACGGCGCTGCCGGGTGACCTCAGCCAGGGCGTGTTCCTCTATCAGGGCTTGCTGCTCGGTCTGGCCGGCGTGATGGTCTTCGGCCCCAATCCGCTGCCGACCCGCACGTCGGTAGCCGGCGCGCCCGATGCCTATCTGAACGTCGCGATCAACAACGGTTCCCCGACAACGGTCCCCGCGATCATCGACTCGGGCGGCGTGTACGGAACGATCCTCCAGTCCCAGGTAGGTCTGTCGAACACCCACCAGGTGGCCAACCCGACAGACCCATCCAAGCCGTACACATATGTGAACTCGGGAGTCAGGATTTCGGTGTACACCACCGACGGCGTGCTGCTGTACTCCTACACCGTCAACTCGCTCAATTCGCCATTGGTGATCACGAGCGGGCTCATCAACACCGGGTACATCCCGTACCAGATTGGCCCGGTGTACCTCGACTACACCACACCCGACGGCATGGGCTCGACGCACTTCGACTACGCCTGA
- a CDS encoding PASTA domain-containing protein has translation MKSLPALIILASTACLVGACALGGRPVAATESPVTSTVAPTRTVTAHPQAVIVMPELRGMYWTDAEPALRTLGWTGVLSKAPDLPNSPYRKNQIAAQIPAPGQVIAGDAVITLQFAN, from the coding sequence GTGAAATCGCTACCCGCACTGATCATTTTGGCATCGACGGCGTGCCTTGTCGGGGCGTGCGCATTGGGCGGGCGACCCGTTGCCGCGACTGAATCCCCGGTCACCAGTACGGTGGCGCCGACCCGAACGGTGACAGCGCATCCCCAGGCCGTCATCGTCATGCCGGAACTGCGGGGTATGTATTGGACGGACGCCGAACCGGCGCTTCGGACGCTGGGGTGGACGGGTGTCCTCTCGAAGGCCCCGGACCTGCCGAACTCGCCCTACCGGAAGAATCAGATCGCCGCGCAGATACCGGCGCCAGGCCAGGTCATTGCCGGCGACGCGGTGATCACGCTGCAATTCGCCAACTAG
- the ligD gene encoding non-homologous end-joining DNA ligase, with the protein MASKAEEVDVDGIAVRLTNPDKVYFPKLGSNGTKGKLVDYYRTVASGPMLTALRDRPTHLQRFPDGIEGEEIYQKRVPEKRPDYLETCRVTFPSGRTADALKVTHPSAIVWAAQMGTVTLHPWQVRCPDTDHPDELRVDLDPQPGTGFVEARTIAVDYLKPVLDELGLVGYPKTSGGRGVHVFVRIRQDWDFIAVRRAGIALARELERRAPELVTTSWWKEERGQRVFIDYNQNARDRTFASAYSVRATPIATVSTPLTWGELADANPDDFTIATVPALIAERGDPMAEMDSVAHSIDSLLEMVAADEERGLGDLPYPPSYPKMPGEPPRVQPSKKVAENWDEHGNPKT; encoded by the coding sequence ATGGCGTCCAAGGCCGAAGAGGTCGACGTCGACGGTATCGCCGTCCGGCTCACCAACCCGGACAAGGTGTACTTCCCCAAACTGGGGTCGAACGGCACCAAGGGCAAGCTCGTCGACTACTACCGCACCGTTGCGAGCGGGCCGATGTTGACTGCGTTGCGCGACCGGCCGACTCACCTGCAGCGGTTCCCGGACGGCATCGAGGGCGAGGAGATCTACCAGAAGCGGGTGCCCGAAAAGCGCCCGGATTATCTGGAGACCTGCCGGGTGACGTTTCCGTCCGGGCGTACCGCGGACGCGTTGAAGGTGACCCATCCGTCGGCGATCGTGTGGGCCGCGCAGATGGGCACAGTCACGTTGCACCCGTGGCAGGTTCGCTGCCCCGACACCGATCATCCCGATGAGTTGCGGGTGGACCTCGATCCCCAGCCGGGCACCGGGTTCGTCGAAGCGCGCACCATCGCTGTCGACTATCTCAAGCCGGTGCTCGATGAGCTGGGATTGGTCGGCTATCCGAAGACATCCGGCGGACGTGGTGTGCACGTGTTCGTGCGGATCCGGCAGGACTGGGATTTCATCGCCGTGCGCCGCGCCGGGATCGCGCTGGCGCGTGAACTCGAACGCCGGGCACCGGAGTTGGTGACCACCTCGTGGTGGAAGGAGGAGCGCGGCCAGCGGGTCTTCATCGACTACAACCAGAATGCCCGCGACCGTACCTTTGCCAGCGCGTACTCGGTCCGGGCCACGCCGATCGCCACCGTCTCGACGCCGCTGACGTGGGGGGAGCTGGCAGACGCCAACCCCGACGACTTCACCATCGCGACCGTCCCGGCGTTGATCGCCGAGCGTGGCGACCCGATGGCTGAGATGGATTCGGTTGCGCACTCGATTGATTCGCTGCTGGAAATGGTCGCCGCCGACGAGGAGCGCGGTCTCGGCGACCTGCCCTACCCGCCGAGCTACCCGAAGATGCCGGGCGAACCTCCGCGCGTCCAGCCGAGCAAGAAGGTGGCGGAGAACTGGGACGAACACGGCAACCCAAAGACGTGA
- a CDS encoding ATP-dependent DNA ligase, translating into MQLPVNPPVSPMLAKAARTIPPDASYEPKWDGFRSVCFRDRDDVVLGSRNEKPLTRYFPELVSAALAELPERCVIDGEIVIATGEGLDFEALQQRVHPADSRVRMLAAKTPAAFVAFDLLALGDEDFTGRPFSERRAALVEALADVGPSFHVTPATTDPATAQRWFSEFEGAGLDGVIAKPLTITYQPDKRVMFKIKHERTADCVVAGYRVHKSSDDAIGSLLLGLYNDDGVLAPVGVIGAFPMAERRRLFNELQSLVTQFENHPWNWAALESGERTPQKNAGSRWNAGKDLSFVPLRPERVVEVRYDHMEGERFRHTAQFNRWRPDRDPRSCTYEQLEQPVTFSLSDIVPGLG; encoded by the coding sequence ATGCAGTTGCCCGTCAATCCCCCGGTGTCGCCGATGCTCGCAAAGGCAGCGCGGACCATCCCGCCCGACGCGTCCTACGAGCCGAAGTGGGACGGTTTTCGGTCGGTGTGCTTCCGAGACCGTGACGACGTCGTGCTGGGAAGCCGCAATGAGAAGCCGCTGACCCGATACTTCCCGGAGTTGGTCAGCGCCGCTCTTGCCGAGTTGCCGGAGCGCTGCGTGATCGACGGTGAGATCGTCATCGCCACCGGTGAGGGCTTGGATTTCGAGGCGCTGCAGCAACGGGTCCACCCCGCGGACTCGAGAGTCCGGATGCTCGCCGCGAAGACGCCCGCAGCATTCGTCGCGTTCGATCTGCTCGCGTTGGGAGACGAGGATTTCACCGGCCGGCCGTTCAGCGAGCGGCGCGCCGCGCTGGTGGAGGCGTTGGCAGACGTCGGGCCGTCGTTTCACGTCACCCCCGCCACGACCGATCCGGCGACCGCGCAGCGGTGGTTCTCCGAATTCGAGGGAGCCGGGCTGGACGGAGTGATCGCAAAGCCGCTGACGATCACCTACCAACCCGACAAACGGGTGATGTTCAAAATCAAGCACGAGCGGACGGCTGACTGTGTGGTTGCCGGTTACCGAGTGCACAAGTCGAGCGACGACGCCATCGGGTCGTTGCTGCTCGGCCTCTACAACGACGACGGGGTGCTGGCGCCGGTGGGCGTCATCGGCGCATTCCCGATGGCCGAGCGGCGACGCCTATTCAACGAACTGCAGTCCCTGGTAACGCAATTCGAGAATCATCCATGGAACTGGGCAGCACTCGAGTCGGGCGAACGCACACCACAGAAGAATGCCGGGTCGCGATGGAACGCCGGCAAAGATCTCTCATTCGTTCCGCTGCGGCCCGAGCGCGTGGTCGAGGTGCGCTACGACCACATGGAGGGTGAGCGGTTCCGGCACACCGCTCAATTCAACCGCTGGCGGCCCGATCGCGACCCGCGCTCGTGCACCTACGAGCAGCTCGAGCAACCAGTGACCTTCAGCCTCAGCGACATCGTGCCCGGGCTCGGTTAG
- a CDS encoding DUF302 domain-containing protein: protein MSIALAATLRMPFDDAVARTRKALGDQGFGVLTEIDVKATMKNKLNEDMENYLILGACNPPLAHRAIEVDRQIGLLLPCNVVVRSNPDDPDSTLVEAMNPQLLVDVTEEPQLQPVAQEVADKLKAAIAALSD from the coding sequence ATGAGTATCGCATTGGCGGCCACCCTTCGAATGCCCTTCGACGATGCAGTTGCTCGAACACGAAAGGCGTTGGGCGATCAAGGTTTCGGTGTCCTCACCGAAATCGACGTGAAGGCGACGATGAAGAACAAGCTGAACGAGGACATGGAGAACTACCTGATCCTCGGTGCCTGCAACCCGCCATTGGCCCACCGGGCGATCGAGGTGGACCGCCAGATAGGCCTGTTGCTGCCGTGCAATGTCGTGGTGCGGAGCAACCCCGATGACCCGGACAGCACTCTCGTCGAGGCGATGAACCCTCAGCTGCTCGTCGACGTGACCGAAGAACCACAACTGCAGCCGGTCGCCCAGGAAGTCGCCGACAAACTCAAAGCCGCTATCGCGGCGCTGAGTGACTAA
- a CDS encoding metal-sensitive transcriptional regulator — MVGDQDAIDAVLNRLRRAQGQLAGVISMIEQGRECKDVVTQLAAVSRALDRAGFKIVATGLRECVAGEGSGADKPMTEAELEKLFLALA, encoded by the coding sequence ATGGTCGGAGACCAAGATGCCATCGACGCGGTGCTCAACCGACTGCGCCGGGCCCAGGGCCAACTGGCCGGAGTCATCTCGATGATCGAGCAGGGGCGCGAATGCAAGGACGTCGTCACACAGTTGGCGGCGGTCTCGCGCGCGCTCGACCGGGCCGGCTTCAAGATCGTCGCCACCGGACTGCGGGAATGCGTCGCCGGTGAAGGATCCGGCGCCGACAAGCCGATGACCGAGGCGGAGCTGGAAAAGCTGTTCCTGGCACTCGCATAG
- a CDS encoding MBL fold metallo-hydrolase, whose protein sequence is MILEQYYIECLSHASYLVGDETTGRAVVVDPRRDITDYLADAKKYGLSIEGVINTHFHADFVSGHLELVDATGAWIGFGEAAETDYPIRRLADGQHLSLGEVDLEILSTPGHTWESISVLIRERTGADPVAVLTGDSLFIGDVGRPDLVNIGDSTTSELAAAMYHTIHDRLLQLPDSVAVMPAHGAGSSCGKNLSAELISTIGEQRISNPSVQPMSEQAFVELITSGQPAAPAYFASDAAMNKRVHPLLRPDRTVPEMTPRQIREALDSGVRIVDARTVEDFAIGHLRGSINVGFDGRFAETGGMVAEVGEQIALITYPGEEQQAALRLARIGSDHSIGYLNVGRDGRFPAELADLVQVAARTTATELADLLAEDAVTLIDIRNPGERTGGAIANSMHIPLAQLRLRIDEVPTDKPVVVHCAGGWRSSVAASLLRANGIRKVSDLQGGYNAWAEAYATL, encoded by the coding sequence ATGATCTTGGAGCAGTACTACATCGAATGCCTGTCGCATGCGTCCTACCTGGTCGGTGACGAGACGACCGGCCGCGCGGTCGTGGTCGACCCACGCCGCGATATCACTGACTATTTGGCCGATGCGAAGAAGTACGGACTGTCCATCGAAGGTGTGATCAACACCCACTTCCACGCCGACTTCGTCTCCGGACATCTGGAACTGGTCGATGCGACCGGCGCGTGGATCGGCTTCGGCGAGGCAGCCGAGACCGACTATCCGATTCGCCGGCTGGCCGACGGGCAGCACCTGTCACTGGGCGAGGTGGACCTCGAGATCCTGTCCACCCCGGGCCACACCTGGGAATCGATCAGCGTGCTCATTCGCGAGCGCACCGGGGCCGATCCCGTTGCCGTGCTGACCGGCGATTCGCTGTTCATCGGCGACGTCGGCCGACCGGACCTGGTGAACATCGGGGACAGCACGACCAGCGAGTTGGCCGCGGCGATGTATCACACGATCCACGACAGGCTTCTCCAACTACCCGACAGCGTGGCGGTGATGCCTGCCCACGGGGCCGGGTCGTCGTGCGGGAAGAATCTTTCTGCGGAACTTATTTCGACCATTGGCGAGCAACGCATCAGCAATCCGTCGGTGCAGCCGATGAGTGAACAAGCCTTCGTCGAGCTGATCACGTCAGGACAGCCCGCCGCACCGGCGTACTTCGCGTCCGACGCCGCGATGAACAAACGAGTTCACCCCTTACTGAGGCCTGACCGCACAGTGCCCGAGATGACACCACGCCAGATTCGAGAGGCACTCGATTCCGGTGTGCGGATCGTCGATGCGCGCACCGTCGAGGATTTCGCCATCGGGCATCTGCGCGGGTCGATCAACGTCGGGTTCGACGGTCGCTTCGCCGAAACCGGCGGCATGGTGGCCGAGGTGGGCGAGCAGATTGCGCTGATCACCTATCCGGGTGAGGAGCAGCAGGCCGCGTTGCGGCTGGCACGCATCGGCTCAGACCACTCGATCGGGTACCTGAATGTGGGTCGCGACGGCCGGTTCCCCGCCGAACTTGCCGACTTGGTTCAGGTCGCAGCCCGGACCACCGCAACCGAGCTGGCTGACCTGCTCGCCGAGGATGCGGTAACGCTGATCGACATCCGCAACCCCGGTGAGCGCACTGGTGGTGCGATCGCAAACTCAATGCATATCCCGCTCGCCCAGTTACGCCTTCGGATCGATGAGGTTCCCACCGACAAGCCGGTCGTGGTGCATTGTGCGGGCGGCTGGCGCTCCAGCGTGGCGGCCTCACTGTTGCGGGCCAACGGCATTCGGAAAGTGTCGGACCTACAGGGCGGCTACAACGCGTGGGCCGAAGCGTACGCGACGTTGTGA
- a CDS encoding sulfite exporter TauE/SafE family protein codes for MAVAVGLSLGALIGLLLGLLGGGGSILAVPALIYGLKFDVQQAIPISLIVVASASAVGVLPKIRAGQVRWRMAVIFAAAGIPAAIVGSAISRHLAQPLVLVGFAVVMVAAGVRMLADQGTTGTACKIDAGQVNWRRCAPRSIGAGLLVGLLTGLFGVGGGFLIIPALVVMLGVEMSTAIGTSLVIIIANSAAGIVSHLQVISVDWQVTAAFVGSAMAASLAAGYFGTNTDTTRLRRWFAYLVLAVAGYVLIDTFVVG; via the coding sequence ATGGCAGTCGCAGTAGGTCTTTCCCTCGGTGCACTGATCGGTCTGCTGCTGGGATTGCTCGGCGGCGGGGGTTCCATACTCGCCGTTCCGGCGCTGATCTATGGATTGAAGTTTGATGTCCAACAAGCGATTCCGATATCGCTGATCGTCGTCGCCTCGGCATCAGCGGTCGGGGTGTTGCCGAAAATCCGCGCGGGTCAGGTCCGCTGGCGAATGGCGGTGATCTTCGCCGCGGCCGGAATTCCGGCCGCGATCGTCGGCAGCGCCATCAGCCGTCATCTGGCTCAGCCGCTGGTCCTGGTCGGTTTCGCGGTCGTCATGGTGGCTGCTGGCGTCCGCATGCTGGCCGATCAGGGCACCACCGGGACGGCCTGCAAAATCGATGCGGGACAAGTGAACTGGCGGCGCTGCGCACCTCGGTCGATCGGGGCCGGGCTGCTGGTCGGCCTGCTCACGGGGCTGTTCGGTGTCGGCGGCGGGTTTCTCATCATTCCGGCATTGGTGGTCATGCTCGGTGTCGAGATGTCGACCGCCATCGGCACCTCGTTGGTGATCATCATCGCCAACTCTGCGGCCGGCATTGTTTCCCATCTTCAGGTGATCAGCGTCGACTGGCAGGTCACCGCAGCGTTCGTCGGATCTGCGATGGCGGCATCGCTGGCCGCCGGCTACTTCGGCACCAACACCGACACCACACGCCTGCGGCGCTGGTTTGCCTACCTGGTGCTCGCCGTGGCCGGCTACGTGTTGATCGACACGTTCGTCGTCGGCTGA
- the bfr gene encoding bacterioferritin, producing the protein MQGDSEILTLLNQQLTSELTAINQYFLHSKMQDNWGFTELAKHTRDESFDEMRHAERVTDRILILDGLPNYQRIGTLNIGQTIREQFESDLALEYEVVNRLKPAIVLCREKQDSTTANLFEDIVADEEHHIDYLETQLELMDKLGVELYSAQCVSRPPGSLD; encoded by the coding sequence ATGCAAGGCGACAGCGAGATTCTCACGCTCCTGAATCAGCAGCTGACCTCGGAACTGACCGCCATCAATCAGTACTTCCTGCACTCGAAGATGCAGGACAACTGGGGCTTCACGGAGCTGGCCAAGCACACAAGGGACGAGTCGTTCGACGAGATGCGCCATGCCGAGCGCGTGACCGATCGGATCCTGATCCTCGACGGGCTCCCCAACTACCAGCGGATCGGCACCCTGAACATCGGTCAGACGATCCGCGAACAGTTCGAGAGTGACTTGGCGCTCGAGTACGAGGTGGTCAACCGGTTGAAGCCGGCGATCGTGTTGTGCCGTGAGAAACAGGACTCCACCACCGCCAATCTCTTCGAGGACATCGTCGCCGACGAAGAGCATCACATCGACTACCTGGAAACGCAGTTGGAGCTGATGGACAAGCTGGGTGTCGAGCTGTACTCCGCGCAGTGCGTGTCTCGCCCACCCGGTTCGCTCGACTAA